A genomic window from Gossypium hirsutum isolate 1008001.06 chromosome D10, Gossypium_hirsutum_v2.1, whole genome shotgun sequence includes:
- the LOC107915502 gene encoding cellulose synthase-like protein G2 produces MDGIRGPSLSDTSFYLKRKALYGSPNCEDKHPSEAQRTSGELMKFSSEEEIAILKEAKLLASCNYERNTKWGEEIGFSYESLLESTFTGYLLHCRGWTSVYFCPTRPCFLGCTTIDMKDALVQLVKWSSDLLQIGLSRFSPLSYGVSRMSILQSMCYGYFIYQPLYAIAFLIYGIIPQLCFLNGIPLYPKVLSPWFVVFSTVYLSAIGQQLHEVLSDGGTTLTWWNEQRIWVIKSVSGSCFGCLDVFMKWSGIKKTTFRLTNKAVDKDKLEKYEKGEFDFQGATMFMIPLSALAILNMACFIGGLGGIILRRNYEEMFGQIFLSLFIMALSYPMIQGLLKRSKKEKQ; encoded by the exons ATGGATGGAATTCGAGGGCCATCTCTTTCGGATACCAGCTTCTACCTAAAGAGGAAGGCATTATATGGAAGTCCTAATTGTGAAG ACAAGCATCCCTCTGAGGCTCAAAGGACTTCTGGTGAGTTGATGAAGTTTAGCAGTGAAGAAGAAATTGCCATCTTAAAAGAGGCCAAGCTTTTGGCCTCGTGTAACTACGAAAGAAACACAAAATGGGGTGAAGAG ATAGGATTCTCCTATGAAAGCCTGTTGGAGAGCACATTTACAGGTTACCTGCTGCACTGCAGAGGGTGGACTTCAGTGTATTTTTGTCCGACCAGGCCATGTTTCTTGGGTTGCACCACTATTGATATGAAGGATGCCTTGGTTCAACTTGTGAAATGGAGCTCTGATTTGTTGCAAATCGGTCTGTCAAGGTTCAGTCCTCTCTCGTACGGTGTCTCGAGGATGTCAATCCTACAAAGCATGTGTTACGGATATTTCATTTACCAACCCCTGTATGCCATTGCATTCCTCATATATGGCATAATTCCTCAATTATGCTTCCTGAATGGCATTCCCTTGTACCCCAAG GTTTTAAGCCCGTGGTTTGTGGTTTTTTCGACAGTTTATCTATCCGCAATAGGACAGCAACTGCATGAGGTCTTATCTGATGGAGGCACAACATTGACATGGTGGAATGAACAGAGAATTTGGGTGATAAAGTCAGTTTCAGGTAGCTGTTTTGGATGCTTAGACGTATTCATGAAATGGTCGGGAATAAAGAAAACAACTTTCAGGTTAACAAATAAAGCAGTGGACAAAGACAAACTGGAAAAATATGAAAAGGGTGAATTTGATTTCCAAGGGGCAACAATGTTCATGATTCCTTTGTCAGCTCTGGCTATTTTGAATATGGCGTGTTTCATTGGTGGATTAGGAGGAATTATCTTAAGAAGAAATTATGAAGAGATGTTTGGGCAGATTTTTCTCTCCTTATTTATCATGGCTCTTAGCTATCCCATGATTCAAGGTTTATTGAAAAGGAGCAAAAAGGAGAAGCAGTAA
- the LOC107916051 gene encoding cellulose synthase-like protein G3 — protein METVALVSSYDKEDMASIKVLHSCTILTHRIITNRLHILFHFTVTLLLLYYRISHFFNGNSLPALSWALITISEIIFTFIWCLTQAFRWRPLSRTVSIDEIPANMNLEGLDVFVCTADPRKEPTMEVMNTIISALALDYPPGKLAVYLSDDGGSYITLYALKEAFAFSKRWLPFCMKYRIKTRCPEAFFSLAKYEELSITDEFSAKKDELEMKYNLFKRNVEKICEDASNYVVFDRPAHAEIIHGDTYMDDNENDEESTKMPLLVYVSRERRPSKPHRFKAGALNALLRVSEKFSNGPYLLVLDCDMYCNDPTSARQAMCFHLDPQMSPSLAFVQFPQMFYNISKNDIYDNQARSAYRVNSFTVLNQI, from the exons ATGGAAACGGTTGCTTTGGTAAGCTCATACGATAAAGAAGATATGGCTTCCATAAAAGTTCTTCATAGCTGCACCATTCTTACACACCGTATCATCACCAACAGGCTTCACATTCTCTTCCACTTCACAGTCACACTGTTGTTGCTGTACTACCGGATATCACATTTCTTCAATGGAAATAGCTTGCCAGCTTTATCATGGGCTCTCATCACTATTTCTGAAATCATTTTCACTTTCATTTGGTGCCTCACTCAGGCCTTTCGTTGGCGGCCTCTGTCGCGTACTGTCTCGATCGATGAAATTCCTGCTAACATGAATTTGGAGGGGCTTGATGTGTTTGTTTGCACTGCTGATCCGCGAAAGGAGCCGACCATGGAGGTTATGAACACTATTATATCGGCCTTAGCACTCGATTATCCGCCAGGGAAGTTAGCGGTGTATCTTTCCGATGACGGGGGATCTTATATTACCTTGTATGCTCTAAAGGAAGCTTTTGCATTTAGTAAACGTTGGCTTCCATTTTGTATGAAGTATAGAATCAAAACTAGGTGCCCAGAGGCTTTTTTCTCTTTAGCCAAGTATGAAGAACTTTCAATTACTGATGAATTTAGTGCCAAGAAAGATGAACTTGAA ATGAAGTACAATTTGTTTAAGAGAAATGTGGAGAAAATTTGTGAAGATGCAAGCAATTATGTTGTATTTGACAGGCCTGCTCATGCTGAG ATCATACATGGAGACACCTATATGGATGATAACGAGAACGATGAAGAAAGTACTAAGATGCCTCTCCTTGTATATGTCTCACGCGAAAGACGACCTTCTAAACCTCATCGTTTCAAAGCCGGCGCTCTCAACGCCCTT CTTCGAGTTTCGGAGAAGTTTAGTAATGGCCCTTACCTCTTAGTATTGGACTGTGACATGTACTGCAATGACCCTACTTCTGCTAGACAAGCGATGTGCTTTCATCTTGATCCTCAGATGTCCCCATCTCTAGCTTTCGTTCAATTCCCGCAAATGTTCTACAATATTAGCAAGAATGACATATACGATAACCAAGCCCGATCGGCTTACAGGGTAAATTCTTTCACTGTTTTAAATCAAATATAG